The DNA window TTTTTATCATCTTTGTATGTTTTAAATACTTGTCCTACTGTAACCATTTGAATTATTTCATTATCACTGTTTATTCTATTAGAATGAAATTCTTCATTTGCTATATCAGATTCTTTTTTCTTTGTCTGTATAGATTTCTCATTATTATTGAATGGTGTTGTAGAATACTGATTTAACTTTTGTTGCTTTTGTCCTCCACTTTCACTATCTACATAATCACCAATATTTTTATAAATAATTTTATTTTCAACTGCTTGATTTACCAGATCAATTGCATGTCGTTCTGATAGTTGTAGTATCTTTCCCCACCTGCCATAAGATGAATTAAAATAACCTTTACCGCTATTCTTCCATCTAACAACACCGCAATAAATATAGAAGTCACTCATGGATTTATAATTATTAAAATTAACAACTGGGATTTGAGCAAATCCCCCTTCTAGTAAAGGGAAGGTTACTTTTATAAAATCAGACGGTTTGAAATCCTCTAACACTGTTCCATCTGCATCTGATATATTAACGCACCCTTTTGATTTCAATGTTAATAGAAGTCCCTTAACTTTTTTGTTTGTTCTTTGTGTATCTGATGCAAATGGGATTGGTGAAGTTTGACCTAAGAACGAAATACTTGTTTCTGAAAACCCTTCTAAGGTTTCTTTTTTTCTCAATAGACCATACAGATACAATTCCTCAATTGATAAATGTTTATCTTCATCCTCTGTAATTAAATCATTGTATATCATAATAAAATTATCTTCTCTTCTCATATATGTTGCTCCTTCTCTTAGTTAAATTCTATAATAGAGGTATACTGTTTATTTCTTTATTAGTGTATTTCTGTAAACTATGAACAAAGTGTATATAAAACAATACACATACCTCATTATTGATGTGAAATATGTGTATGATAAATGATACGGTTATTTCACACTTAATTATAAGTATAATTATTTAAAAATGCTAATTTAGTGACAATGTATTTTCTAAAGATTTTTATATTCATCTAATGCTTTTTGTAACTCAGGTGACTTTGCATAGAGAGTGAATATCTGATTATTTTTTATTGAACGAGATTTCATTATATAGTTGATTCCACATTCTTTTAAATGATTGCTCATGCTTTTTGTATAGCAAAAGAAATATTCTTTAGTCATTTCATTCATGCTGTTTCTCCTCTCATATACGTTGAATAATTAATGAAATTCCTTCCAGTGAGTGCATAGGAAAAAATATTGTCATAGTAGATAGGATTATTAGTATGACTAATCTTTCCTTTACCACTATTAAATTCTTGCATTAACTGAAACTCGCCTTGTGGAATCATTAACTCCAACCCCAGTAATTTTTCTGCGTGTTCTTTATCGCCTCTTCTATAAGAAACTTCACCATTTTTAAAAGATAAGTTTTCATTCTGTTTAAGCCATTCGACTTCCCATAAAGATGTTTTATTCAACAAGTCAATGAGTTCTGTGTATCCTAGAAGTTCTAAATACTTATGGTGTATTTCTTTGAACCTATCATCATAATGTCCTAAATGAGAGGAATCAATTGATAACATAAATAATTTACCTTCATCTGTTTTTGGCAGCGGAATATCATAATACGAATAAACTTGTAATGCAGTAGAACCACAAAACTTTTCAAAATAATTGGATTGGTTAATTCCTATTAGAGCATTTATATTTGCTGAGAGTGGATTAACATAATCATCTTTGTTTATCTTTACTACATGGTTATCCCATGTCATACCGTTTTTAATTGCCATATCTATTCCTATTGAATGTCTTGTGTCATTAGGATTTAATACATGAATACCTCTGAATGTGTAGTAGTAATTAATCTCGTATCCTTGAATCATATTTAATAAAGTGCAACTCAGTAATGAATCAAGATCGTTAGTTAGAGTTAAATTTCTATCTTGTTTTTTAGTTACCCATTGGGGAAATAATTCTTTTAGTTGTTTGTTCATATTGAATGAATATCAATACAGTTTCCTATGATTTGTTGCTCCCTTTTTCGCAAGTGGTTTCACAAAACCAAGTAAAAAAAGCCGATTGAATCGACTGAGTACATCTACGAAAAAGGAAACTAAGTTGAGTAATTCATTTATTCACTCCTTCTATTATGGGATTTTCTTTAAGTATGTTTGTTCTAATATTGTTCGATATATTCTCGATATTTTTTTATCTTTTCTTTATCCATTGCTACCTGTTGATTTTCAAATCTGCTTAATAAACTAATTGAGCAATCCACAAATTTCGCTACCTGTGAAAGTTTAATACGCTTCCTTTTCCTCATAACAAATAATTCTGTTTCTGTCATATTGATTCTCCCTTCTCATTCAATTAATTGAATTTCTTATATTAAAAAAGCACCCTCATTTAAGAGAGTGCTTTTCGTGATTATGCTACTGTAATTACTGCTACTGCTTTTGGAGAACCTACTTTAAGTGAGTATTCACCAACAATTTGTCCTTTTGTGCTATCACCTGTTTTAGCAAGTGGCTCAAAGTGTGCTTCACGTAAAGCAACCATATTTACATAAGCATCATTAAATAAAATCCCTTTAGTAGCAGGAACGTGTTTAGATAAAACTACGTTTACAGTACCAAAATTAGTATTGATTGTATCAACAACTAGACCAAAATTATTTGTTTGGTGAACATATGAATAAGAATCTTTGTATACTGCATCAATTTTTTCTTTCACATCTGCATTTACAAATAAGTAATATGCTCCCTCTGATAAATCATTGTTCCATAAATTCTGCATAGTAGTTTTGATTAGTTCCTCTACATCAGCACCTGTTTCTGCATTTGAAGAATCAGCACTCTCAACAATACCTGACATTTTACGGATAAATGGAGTTATTGATCCATCTGCTTTAGTTCCGTTAATTAATACTTTTTCAAGATTAATTTTTAATTCTAATAGACGGTCTGCAACTTCTTCTGAAAACTTAGTTGATTGCATTGCATCTGCCGTACCTGAGATTGATACTGCTTTCTTGAAAATTTGAAGAATTGCAGTTAATTCACGCTTTGCGGATTGTTGGAATTCTGTTGTATCTGCTCCCTCAACTGCTGAAATATCATCATCATTTGAGATAGTTTTTTCTTTAAAGGTATATACTGTTGCAAGTGCTTTCTCTACACCTTTAGATAATAGTAAAGATGCAAATGGAGTTGATTGTACTCCCAAAAGTGCTAGTTCTTGTGATAGTGAAATGCTTTCTGTCGCTGTAAATCCGTTGTTTGATGTAATCATAATTTATATTTCCCCTTTAATTTTTAGTTTTATTTGATGTCCAATTTTGGACACCTTATCTTTTAAACAAGTTGGCAAATTTAAAACCGATAGCGTTTTTAACGTCACCATTTTGTATTGCTTGTGAATAAGCATCCTGTGTTCCGTTCGATTCTTTTGGAACATAACCATTAGATACTTTTATGTTATTTACGATTGAAATTAATTTAGAAACCACTTTTCCCAAATCATCTGAGTTATCGACATTAATAACTTCTGCAAATGCTTCAAGTCCATTTTCCTTTAACGTAAGTTTTAACTCTTTATCAAATAAATCTTTTTCGAGTGATTCCAAAAATTCTTGTCGTTCCTGTAGAATTTCTTCTGCTAATTTTTTACTTTGTTCTAGTTGCTCACCGTTTTCTAAAACCTGTTTTTCAAGTTCTTGAATATCAGGTGATACCTCTACTTGTTCTACTTGTTCATTTTCCATTTGTGATTCTCCTATTCTTAGTTAAATTTTACGTTTACTTCTTGTCTTGCTAAAATCGGTTTTTCATTAAAAACACCACTAAACTCAAAAATAAAATCTGAGCCAGTGGTATCTGTGTATTCATATTCAAATTTACCTAGTCCATCTGTTGCTAGACCAAATGTAATTTCTTCTATAGGAGTTTCCTGTTTGTCGTATATCGTCAATTTAACATCATTAGGAGTTACCTTATTTCCGTTATAATCTCTGAATTGTACTACAAGCAAGATTGTATCTTTAGCGAACATTTATATCACGCTCATTTCCGTTGCGTTTTCTTTTACATGTGTATTTGATTGATTTACTAATTTATTTAGATTCGTTGGATTCTCAACTACATATACAGTCGCATAAACAGGTTTTCCAATCTTAAATGGAATCTGTATATCTGTAATAATCTGAATAGGTTGTACATCTGATTCTACTGTTCTCACAGTCCGTACAATTCGACTAGCATTTGATCCAATACCTTTTATATAAGATAAAACCTCATAATTTTTCACATTCGCATTTTGCAAAGTCGTAACATTTGAAACAATCTCATCAATATGTGACGTGATGTTTTTTATCAATTGTCTTGACCTATACGTTTCACCTGTTACGTTTCCAGTGTGAGATAAACTAATACTCACCTTACGTTTAGAACGACCTAGTGAACTGTAAATGACGTTTAAATGGCTATTGAGATTGATTGTTACTTTCTTAGAGGGGATGGGAGGAACACCGAAGATTTTTAAATATGGATATGAAGCAAAGCCCCAAATATTAGAATCCCAATTAGAGAAATTAGATGAATCTGCAAATTGTGAAGTAGTTAATCCAATTCCTACAATATGAAAATTATTCAAATCTGAGTTGTAATATGAATTCGTTACATTGCTTTTTGCTAGTGCGTTTATATCACCGACCAATCCACTTGCAGGGTAGGAAGTTTCTAAAGTAGTCGGAAGCCCATATGCATATGAATTAGAAATAAAACTTTTAGTATCAAGTAAGTTTCCAACAAATCCACCAACTCGACCTTTTCCAGTTGTATTGGCACTCGAAAAACAATTTGAAATAGTAGAACTTGTAGTTGCAGCGAGCCAACCTATTAGACCACCAACCCCATACTGACCAAAAACTTCACCTGTCGTATAACATTGGTCAATATTTGTGTTTATCGAGTAGCCAACTAGTCCACCGCAATAATTTTGCGTTGTCGATATATTAACGTTTTCAAGTCCAACATTTTTTATTGTTGCACCTTCTGTAAATCCAAATAAACCAACATTTGCAGTAGTCCTATTAATATTTAAGTTTTTTATCTTGTATCCTTTGCCCTCAAATGTTCCTTTGAATCGTTTGGCTGATGTTGTTCCATCACCAAGAACTGTAAAATTAATTCCTGTTAAATCAATATCATTTACTAACTCATATGATGCAGTAAGGTTGTTGTTAATTGCTTGGAGTTGAGCAGGTGTGCTAATTAATGTAGCCATTTAATCAACTCCTAGACAATCTGAGGAACTTGTAGTTTGTGGATAATCGTCAATTGGTCGTCTACTGTTTCAAAAGTAAATGGA is part of the Psychrobacillus sp. FSL H8-0483 genome and encodes:
- a CDS encoding XRE family transcriptional regulator → MTETELFVMRKRKRIKLSQVAKFVDCSISLLSRFENQQVAMDKEKIKKYREYIEQY
- a CDS encoding DUF5309 family protein, which encodes MITSNNGFTATESISLSQELALLGVQSTPFASLLLSKGVEKALATVYTFKEKTISNDDDISAVEGADTTEFQQSAKRELTAILQIFKKAVSISGTADAMQSTKFSEEVADRLLELKINLEKVLINGTKADGSITPFIRKMSGIVESADSSNAETGADVEELIKTTMQNLWNNDLSEGAYYLFVNADVKEKIDAVYKDSYSYVHQTNNFGLVVDTINTNFGTVNVVLSKHVPATKGILFNDAYVNMVALREAHFEPLAKTGDSTKGQIVGEYSLKVGSPKAVAVITVA